Genomic window (Tachysurus fulvidraco isolate hzauxx_2018 chromosome 20, HZAU_PFXX_2.0, whole genome shotgun sequence):
gttaagtttagaaatgattacaaactgctgctacttacgtacaaggctcttaatggtttggctcccatgtatctaactagtcttctaacatgctacaatccttcatgctgtCTGAgttcacaaaactcaggacttctggtagttcccagaatatctaattctactaaaggtggtagagcgttttcttatttaactttggaatagtcttcctgatagtgttcggtgctcagacacactttcccagtttaaatgtagataaaaatctcatctctttagtcaggcgtacacatacaacatcccataataatgtgcactattacatcagtcttgaacattttatgaacagcagatatgttaatccctctccactgcttctctctttctaaccCATACCGAGGCacccagaaattgtaccagctccaatcgtcttccgtgcgatgaagattttggacctccacagTTTGTAGAAACCTGCTACACCAGGGAACACTGCTTGCTGCCATAAACTAATTACATCATAATTACGTAGGTCAAAAGGCATTTTATCCAAGAATTGCTACTAAATTATCCTGGGTGTGTCATGAATAAAATGGCGGTCGAACATGTTTAGTTTCAAACCTTAACGTTGTTTAACCCGAGCTGACCTCAGACATTCCCGCTTGTTTCTACCTCAAAAcaaagttaaacaaaatgtagaagCAGAGCATGAAATTGGATGTCCTGACAAAATATGTTACCATCAAGTAAACTCCGCCGTATCCAACACAGAAATCATTTACAGTTGGAGCACGGCTGTCACTTGGCTGTGAGGTAATCTCAGTTTTACTGACTGAAAGCCTAAATTGCgcatatttatacagtaaatatttatacagtaaagcagatttttttatagCTATGAACAACGTTAAATACATATTGAATAACATACGTTTCAGACAGAATTTCACTCGCTTTTATCTGAAGACGCAAAGATGGCGACTTCTCGCATTGGTGTCGTCCGATTTTCACGTTGACATGGATGCTCTCTTTAATGTCCGTGTTCCCAACCCAGCGCCGCTTGGTTATAGCTCGAGACAATTTTCAACCCAAACTTGGGTTAAAACAGCCTAAAGTCCTACCCAGCGGCCTCAACCCAGCATTTGGGTTGAAAAAACAACCCAGCGTTTTTTAGAGTGTATGTATTATTCAAACTCTGTTGATAATTAGACTTAAATTTGAATTTTACTGAGATATAAGctccaaaagaaaaatatttcaaatgaattatttgtttTGCCTTTAAAGCAATGCAAATAGGAATAGATCAAACCGTTAGGttacatttgcacattttatgaacagcagataagttaatccctctccagtgcttttctctttctaacCCATCCCGGGGCacccagaaattgtaccagctccgatggtcttcgatgaagattttggacctccgctGAGACAAAgacgactctgagaatcctgaggcatataaagatctaccagctccagttagactctgcgatactatagaggagatgtgaacttcatgtgatcttttgcatctatacaaattttttgactgtatttttataatcacactctccagtgtcacccatatgaggatgaggttcccctttgagtctggttccaaTCGAGGTTCATACCTTTACCATCTaacagagtttttccttgccactgctgcctgagtcacctcagacttgctcattggggataaatacatacacatttaaatatatctaatataaatcTCGTATTTTGTAtcctattaatctttatattattcgtTATATTAACTTttcttctatgtttatgttctgtaaagctactttgagacaatgtcaactgtaaaaagcgatacagaaataaatttgaaatgaattgaagAATTCAGTGAAGCAGAGAAACAGATAttataaactgatttaaagaaataatatgaTTCAATAATATGGCAccagacattttatttcaaatacaaACATGTCACTTGCACTGCTTAAAACAACTGGATTCTATGCGTCGATCAGCAAGGCCTCTGGGCTGCAGTCGATCAGGATCCTGCCGTTCACAGTTTGGCTGTTTAGTTTCAGAAACTCCATCACTTTCGCCTTCTGCTCCGTTGAAGCGGTCTTACGGAACTCGATCACCTCGGTCAGGAGATCCAGTATCTTGTCTCCTTTTTTATCTCCAGGTATGAAACACTCGGTGATGTCCAACAGGGACTGGAGTTTGTAGTTTTTGTAGGGGATTTTTTTGGAATCCAGAAAGCTCTTGATTCTGCTGGTTGTCAAGTTCTGCGCAGTTCCCTGCTTGTACATCTGATCATCAAACACATCTTTTAGCCTGGCCCATGTGCATTCACCTGCAGGGGACGCTGTGTGTTAGCAaagctctcactcactcactccttgtCCTGTGCCTCAGATTAAAGTGAACTGGGTTTGTTTACCTGCCAGCAGGATGATGAGGACTTTGCCATCTTTGTGAAGTAAACTTCTGTAGAAGGAAAGCGTGGCCTCTGGATCCTCCACATAGTACAGCATCtgtaataaaacagtaaatCAAGCTCTTCAGTCTTCAAGAGGAGAAAGCCATTCCTGTGTTTATACTTAATATCAGACATtcagtattatatatttattatatatcgAAAATATTTTATCAAACCAGAGGAATATCCAGAAGTGCAGGTACGAACCTGAATCATGCTAATAAAGTGCATCTTCTTCTCAGAGTT
Coding sequences:
- the LOC113650195 gene encoding histamine N-methyltransferase-like; this translates as MSKEQQSEDSKKKIKTKMQSLLDDYSEYLLTFELLWANSAEHQCMKDFIHTTLPDILANIGSGEATLNVMGVGTGPGEIDLEILKLLHKMHPDAKVENEVVEPSDAMLNKYKALLSKTPGLYYVNFTFNEMTAVEFEKEWKTRNSEKKMHFISMIQMLYYVEDPEATLSFYRSLLHKDGKVLIILLAGECTWARLKDVFDDQMYKQGTAQNLTTSRIKSFLDSKKIPYKNYKLQSLLDITECFIPGDKKGDKILDLLTEVIEFRKTASTEQKAKVMEFLKLNSQTVNGRILIDCSPEALLIDA